Proteins from one Deinococcus apachensis DSM 19763 genomic window:
- a CDS encoding phage portal protein family protein, whose amino-acid sequence MYAAQLFQEIRDSDPIVGGVFLALESMFRQVAWTEQPANDTPEAAAWAEFLAGCRADMSHTWPGFIAEVLSMLVHGWSYFNVVYKLRRGPDEPDARYRSRFTDGRLGWRKFALRPQRTLARWEADGDGGIQGLWQRTPRGEVFIPIQRALHFRTIEAGGHPEGRSLLVNARRSYRYQSRLEEFEAVGVERDLAGIPHVTVPVEHLSPDATAAQQATVQLVQEMAAGLRADERAYVLTPAEDYAVREEDEDGNVKYQRLPTGYSFKLLSSGGTRAHDTDRIIRRYSQRISASLLATFLLLGGSEGKGAQALSSDLTDLFELAGTGILDGIAEVLNRFAVGNLMRLNGVPPELWPRLEHGGLSESAWHDLLNQIGTVMNAGGITHDGNLETYLRQKMGLPEKEDAAAEEDS is encoded by the coding sequence GTGTACGCCGCCCAACTGTTTCAGGAGATTCGGGACAGTGACCCCATCGTGGGCGGCGTGTTCCTCGCCCTGGAATCCATGTTCCGGCAGGTGGCATGGACCGAGCAGCCCGCGAACGACACCCCGGAGGCCGCCGCCTGGGCCGAGTTCCTGGCCGGGTGCCGGGCCGACATGAGCCACACCTGGCCCGGCTTCATCGCCGAGGTGCTGAGCATGCTCGTCCACGGCTGGTCCTACTTCAACGTCGTGTACAAGCTCCGGCGAGGACCAGACGAACCCGACGCCCGCTACCGCAGCCGCTTCACGGACGGGCGGCTCGGCTGGCGCAAGTTCGCCCTGCGGCCCCAGCGCACCCTGGCCCGCTGGGAGGCGGACGGGGACGGCGGCATTCAGGGCCTGTGGCAGCGCACGCCGAGGGGCGAGGTGTTCATCCCCATCCAGCGCGCGCTGCACTTTCGCACGATCGAGGCGGGTGGGCACCCGGAAGGGCGCAGCCTGCTCGTCAACGCCCGCCGGTCCTACCGCTACCAGTCCCGGCTGGAGGAGTTTGAGGCGGTGGGGGTGGAGCGCGATCTCGCGGGCATTCCGCACGTCACCGTGCCCGTCGAGCACCTCAGCCCGGACGCAACCGCCGCCCAGCAGGCCACCGTCCAGCTCGTGCAGGAGATGGCGGCGGGCCTGCGTGCGGACGAGCGGGCCTACGTACTCACCCCGGCAGAGGACTACGCGGTGCGGGAGGAGGACGAGGACGGGAACGTGAAGTACCAGCGCCTGCCCACCGGGTACTCCTTCAAGCTGCTGTCCTCCGGCGGCACCCGCGCCCACGACACGGACCGGATCATCCGGCGCTACAGCCAGCGCATCAGCGCGTCCCTGCTCGCCACCTTCCTGCTGCTGGGGGGCTCGGAGGGCAAGGGCGCGCAAGCTCTTAGCTCCGACCTCACTGACCTGTTCGAACTGGCGGGCACCGGCATCCTCGACGGCATCGCGGAGGTGCTCAACCGCTTCGCCGTGGGGAACCTGATGCGCCTGAACGGCGTGCCCCCGGAACTCTGGCCGCGGCTGGAGCACGGCGGATTGAGCGAGTCGGCCTGGCACGACCTGCTCAACCAGATCGGCACCGTCATGAACGCGGGCGGCATTACCCACGACGGCAACCTCGAAACCTACCTGCGCCAGAAGATGGGCCTGCCGGAGAAGGAAGACGCGGCGGCAGAGGAGGACTCTTGA
- a CDS encoding transposase — MPQPKKQPRPAGGHKSVDGGPARTRPTYTHEQKVAILAALAANNGNISKTARETGVSRDKLREWQASTLQTSPEVVTLKKELSDSYRSKLKRAREAALDRMLELLPHEHDLHKVTGAAKILSELNITEEVADDLSNRSSAGVPATDGATPPADAPATRLN, encoded by the coding sequence ATGCCGCAACCCAAGAAGCAGCCCCGGCCAGCGGGGGGGCACAAGAGCGTGGACGGCGGCCCGGCCCGCACCCGCCCCACGTACACGCACGAGCAGAAAGTGGCGATATTGGCCGCCCTCGCCGCCAACAACGGCAACATCAGCAAAACCGCGCGCGAGACGGGCGTCTCCCGGGACAAGCTGCGCGAGTGGCAGGCCTCAACTCTCCAGACCTCGCCGGAAGTCGTCACCCTTAAAAAGGAACTCAGCGACTCCTACCGGAGCAAGCTCAAAAGGGCGCGGGAGGCGGCCCTCGACCGCATGCTGGAACTCCTCCCCCACGAGCACGACCTGCACAAGGTGACGGGCGCGGCGAAGATCCTCAGCGAACTCAACATTACGGAGGAGGTGGCAGATGACCTCAGCAACAGATCCTCGGCTGGCGTTCCTGCCACCGATGGCGCAACGCCTCCTGCGGATGCGCCAGCAACGCGCCTCAACTGA